Proteins encoded within one genomic window of Schaalia sp. HMT-172:
- a CDS encoding HIT family protein → MSTVFENIISGVWPGRFVWADDLCVAFATIEPTSPGHVLVVPRCPYEAWTDAPSDVAAHLMKVARAIGLAQKAAFGVPRAGMAIAGFEVPHTHLHVIPLRDETDILLSKAAPASDEELDAAMTSLREALLVAGHKAHVPPSMGSAALS, encoded by the coding sequence ATGAGCACTGTCTTTGAAAACATCATCTCGGGCGTGTGGCCCGGACGCTTCGTGTGGGCCGACGACCTGTGCGTCGCCTTCGCCACGATCGAGCCCACTTCCCCCGGGCACGTCCTCGTCGTCCCGCGCTGCCCCTACGAGGCGTGGACCGACGCCCCTTCGGACGTGGCCGCGCACCTGATGAAGGTGGCGCGGGCGATCGGCCTGGCCCAGAAGGCCGCATTCGGGGTGCCGCGCGCGGGCATGGCGATCGCGGGCTTCGAGGTGCCTCACACGCACCTGCACGTCATCCCTCTGCGCGACGAGACCGACATTCTCCTGTCGAAGGCCGCCCCGGCTTCCGACGAGGAGCTCGACGCCGCCATGACGTCCCTGCGCGAGGCCCTTCTCGTCGCCGGCCACAAGGCCCACGTTCCCCCGTCGATGGGGAGCGCGGCACTGAGCTGA
- a CDS encoding leucine--tRNA ligase has product MSENPQGAPAQRYTAQLAGQIETKWQDRWEELGTFYADNPTGALAGPLASRNPYFILDMFPYPSGKGLHVGHPLGYIATDTLARYRRMKGDNVLYTMGYDAFGLPAEQYAVQTGQHPAITTNQNIANMRRQLRRMGLSHDSRRSFATTDIEYVHWTQWIFLQVFNSWFDPEATAPDGSQGAARPISELIAKLESGQIRPEDGSDYGSLDRAAQAKVIDSYRLAYVSEAPVNWCPGLGTVLANEEVTADGRSERGNFPVFKRNLRQWMMRITAYGKRLADDLDTINWPEKVRTMQRNWIGRSEGATVRFDVPGAREAGACLDSLDVYTTRPDTLFGATFMVVAPEHPILGGTAGGDAGDEAALTLPASWPEGTKDAWTGGAATPAAAVSAYRAQASAKSEAERADEERTKTGVFTGLFGIDPVNGREVPIFVADYVLWGYGTGAIMAVPAHDDRDWAFARAYDLDVVRTIGPADDPYGPDLEVGAYTGDGVAVDSANDEIDLNGLAKDEAKAAMIEWLVAKGLGHATVTYRLRDWLFSRQRYWGEPFPIVWDDDGVAHALPEQMLPVELPEVSDYSPRTFDADDADSSPEAPLGRAEEWVNVTLDLGDGPKHYRRETNTMPQWAGSCWYEMRYTDPTNSERFAGEENLAYWMGPREGKVSGGTDMYVGGVEHAVLHLLYARFWQKVLFDLGHVPDSEPYHTLFNQGYVQAYAYTDSRGQYVPADEVEGDETSGFTYKGETVSREYGKMGKSLKNIVTPDEMYDAYGADVFRVYEMSMGPLDLSRPWETRAVVGSQRFLQRLWRNAVDEETGEVTVSEAPSDDKTRRLVARTIAEVTEEYENLRINTAISKLIVLNNHLTSLDAVPRDAIEPLILMLAPVAPHVCEELWSRLGHEASLAREPFPVVEDASLLVEDTVTAIVQVNGKVKARIEVAPSIAEEDLIAAALAEAPIVKALGGGQPLKVIARAPKLVNVVVKK; this is encoded by the coding sequence ATGAGCGAAAATCCGCAAGGTGCCCCGGCCCAGCGCTACACCGCGCAGCTCGCCGGACAGATCGAGACGAAGTGGCAGGACCGGTGGGAGGAGCTGGGCACGTTCTACGCGGACAATCCGACCGGTGCCCTGGCGGGCCCGCTGGCGTCCCGCAACCCCTACTTCATTCTCGACATGTTCCCCTACCCCTCGGGGAAGGGCCTGCACGTGGGGCACCCGCTCGGCTACATCGCGACGGACACGCTCGCGCGCTACCGCCGCATGAAGGGCGACAACGTCCTGTACACGATGGGCTACGACGCTTTCGGCCTGCCCGCCGAGCAGTACGCCGTCCAGACCGGCCAGCACCCGGCCATCACCACGAACCAGAACATCGCGAACATGCGCCGCCAGCTGCGCCGCATGGGCCTGTCCCACGACTCGCGCCGCTCTTTTGCGACCACCGACATCGAGTACGTGCACTGGACGCAGTGGATCTTCCTGCAGGTTTTCAATTCCTGGTTCGATCCCGAGGCGACGGCCCCCGATGGCTCGCAGGGCGCGGCCCGCCCGATCAGTGAGCTGATCGCCAAGCTCGAGTCCGGCCAGATCCGACCCGAGGACGGCTCCGACTACGGCTCGCTGGACCGCGCCGCACAGGCCAAGGTCATCGACTCCTACCGCCTCGCCTACGTCTCCGAGGCCCCCGTCAACTGGTGCCCCGGCCTCGGCACGGTGCTGGCCAACGAAGAGGTCACCGCGGACGGCCGCTCAGAGCGCGGCAACTTCCCGGTCTTCAAGCGCAACCTGCGCCAGTGGATGATGCGCATCACCGCTTACGGCAAGCGCCTCGCCGACGACCTCGACACCATCAACTGGCCCGAGAAGGTGCGCACCATGCAGCGCAACTGGATCGGCCGCTCCGAGGGTGCCACCGTCCGCTTCGATGTGCCCGGCGCGCGCGAGGCCGGAGCCTGCCTCGACTCCCTTGACGTCTACACGACGCGCCCCGACACGCTTTTTGGCGCGACCTTCATGGTCGTCGCCCCTGAGCACCCGATCCTCGGCGGAACCGCCGGCGGCGACGCCGGCGACGAGGCAGCCCTCACCCTGCCCGCGTCCTGGCCCGAGGGCACGAAGGACGCGTGGACGGGCGGCGCCGCCACCCCCGCGGCGGCCGTGAGCGCCTACCGCGCCCAGGCCTCGGCCAAGTCCGAAGCCGAACGCGCCGACGAGGAGCGCACCAAGACCGGCGTCTTCACCGGCCTGTTCGGCATCGACCCCGTCAACGGCCGCGAGGTCCCGATCTTCGTCGCCGACTACGTCCTGTGGGGCTACGGCACGGGCGCCATCATGGCCGTGCCCGCCCACGACGACCGCGACTGGGCGTTCGCCCGCGCCTACGACCTCGACGTCGTGCGCACCATCGGCCCCGCGGACGACCCCTATGGCCCCGACCTCGAGGTCGGCGCCTACACGGGCGACGGCGTGGCCGTCGACTCCGCGAACGACGAGATCGACCTCAACGGCCTGGCCAAGGACGAGGCGAAGGCCGCCATGATCGAGTGGCTGGTCGCCAAGGGCCTGGGCCACGCCACCGTCACCTACCGCCTGCGCGACTGGCTCTTCAGCCGCCAGCGCTACTGGGGAGAGCCCTTCCCGATCGTGTGGGACGATGACGGTGTCGCGCACGCCCTGCCCGAGCAGATGCTGCCCGTCGAGCTGCCCGAGGTCAGCGACTACAGTCCGCGCACCTTTGACGCGGACGACGCTGACTCCTCGCCGGAGGCCCCGCTGGGCCGCGCCGAGGAGTGGGTGAACGTCACCCTCGACCTGGGCGACGGACCCAAGCACTACCGCCGCGAGACCAACACGATGCCCCAGTGGGCGGGCTCGTGCTGGTACGAGATGCGCTACACCGACCCGACGAACTCCGAGCGCTTCGCCGGCGAGGAGAACCTGGCCTACTGGATGGGCCCGCGCGAAGGCAAGGTCAGCGGCGGCACCGACATGTACGTCGGCGGCGTCGAGCACGCGGTCCTGCACCTGCTCTACGCCCGCTTCTGGCAGAAGGTCCTCTTCGACCTGGGCCACGTGCCGGACTCCGAGCCCTACCACACGCTCTTCAACCAGGGATACGTCCAGGCCTACGCTTACACGGATTCGCGTGGCCAGTACGTGCCCGCCGACGAGGTCGAGGGCGACGAGACCAGCGGCTTCACCTACAAGGGCGAGACCGTGAGCCGCGAGTACGGCAAGATGGGCAAGTCCCTGAAGAACATCGTCACGCCCGACGAGATGTACGACGCCTACGGCGCCGACGTCTTCCGCGTGTACGAGATGAGCATGGGGCCTCTCGACCTGTCGCGCCCGTGGGAGACCCGCGCGGTCGTCGGCTCTCAGCGTTTCCTGCAGCGCCTGTGGCGCAACGCCGTCGACGAGGAGACCGGCGAGGTCACCGTGTCTGAGGCACCCTCGGACGACAAGACACGCCGCCTCGTGGCCCGCACGATCGCCGAGGTCACCGAAGAATACGAGAACCTGCGCATCAACACCGCGATCTCCAAGCTCATCGTCCTCAACAACCACCTGACCAGCCTGGACGCCGTCCCGCGCGACGCGATCGAGCCCCTGATCCTCATGCTCGCCCCCGTCGCCCCGCACGTGTGCGAGGAGCTGTGGAGCCGCCTGGGACACGAGGCGTCGCTCGCCCGCGAGCCCTTCCCGGTCGTCGAGGACGCCTCGCTGTTGGTCGAAGACACGGTGACGGCCATCGTCCAGGTCAACGGCAAGGTGAAGGCCCGCATCGAGGTCGCTCCCTCCATTGCCGAGGAGGATCTCATCGCGGCAGCGCTGGCCGAGGCCCCGATCGTGAAGGCCCTCGGTGGGGGGCAGCCGCTCAAGGTGATCGCCCGCGCTCCGAAGCTGGTCAACGTCGTCGTCAAGAAGTGA
- a CDS encoding Fpg/Nei family DNA glycosylase, with product MPEGDAVRRLAGTLDELFVGGTVSASSPQGRFASSAALLDGWVMQRVRVHGKHMFIGFVPPAPGETYEAGVSLLEGAAAGSGEPLLGEDAPWPDRWVHIHLGLYGWWRFNGDETVVDEGHGVAHRIPNVAKGEWNGHSETRWGEGFGEAKAGEWEPPEPVGAVRLRLFNDHAVADLVGPNRCDLITDEERIKAEAKLGPDPLDAGARSDAEAMERFAQVAHSKKRAIGEIVMDQSIVAGVGNIYRADALFLAGISPHRKGANISLKRLRELWVLICDLMNRGLAAGRLDTMDPDEAPNPPIEGDEEASRWYAYHRTGRPCLRCGTPIREALMQNRRLFWCPSCQR from the coding sequence ATGCCTGAAGGCGATGCAGTCCGTCGCCTAGCCGGTACCCTCGACGAGCTTTTCGTCGGGGGTACCGTCTCGGCATCGTCCCCGCAGGGGCGCTTCGCGTCCTCGGCCGCCCTCCTGGACGGGTGGGTGATGCAGCGGGTGCGCGTGCACGGCAAACACATGTTCATCGGTTTCGTCCCGCCCGCCCCGGGTGAGACGTACGAGGCCGGGGTGTCCCTCCTCGAGGGCGCCGCGGCCGGCAGTGGGGAACCCCTCCTCGGTGAGGATGCGCCCTGGCCGGACCGGTGGGTGCACATCCACCTGGGCTTGTACGGCTGGTGGCGCTTCAACGGCGACGAGACCGTCGTCGACGAGGGACACGGCGTCGCCCACCGTATCCCCAACGTCGCGAAGGGGGAGTGGAACGGCCACTCCGAGACCCGCTGGGGCGAGGGCTTCGGCGAAGCCAAAGCGGGGGAGTGGGAGCCTCCGGAGCCGGTCGGTGCCGTGCGCCTGCGCCTGTTCAACGATCACGCCGTCGCCGACCTGGTGGGCCCTAACCGCTGCGATCTGATTACGGATGAGGAGCGCATCAAGGCGGAGGCGAAGCTGGGGCCCGACCCCCTGGACGCCGGGGCTCGCTCCGACGCCGAGGCCATGGAGCGTTTCGCTCAGGTCGCCCACTCGAAGAAGCGCGCCATCGGCGAGATCGTCATGGACCAGTCGATCGTCGCGGGCGTGGGTAACATCTACCGCGCCGACGCCCTGTTCCTCGCCGGCATCTCTCCGCACCGTAAGGGCGCCAACATCTCCCTCAAGCGCCTGCGGGAGCTGTGGGTCCTCATCTGTGACCTCATGAACCGCGGCCTGGCCGCCGGACGCCTGGACACGATGGACCCTGACGAGGCCCCGAACCCGCCGATCGAGGGGGACGAAGAGGCCTCGCGCTGGTACGCCTACCACCGCACAGGCCGTCCATGCCTGCGCTGCGGGACGCCGATCCGCGAAGCGCTCATGCAGAACCGACGCCTGTTCTGGTGTCCGTCCTGCCAGCGCTGA
- a CDS encoding GNAT family N-acetyltransferase gives MEARTLHAPLDALSAANRPQGIEIATLTTFDIPALAVLTLEAYDEAVTPEALMETSEELRLTFEGAFGDTTEDSFVGAWDGGTLVGAILVVRESPWDDAPDGPFVVDLIVAPDYRRRGIATALVSEVASRCTHWGFDTLALRLDARHGGARELYSMLGFEEIA, from the coding sequence ATGGAAGCTCGAACTCTACATGCCCCACTGGACGCGTTGTCAGCGGCGAATCGCCCCCAGGGTATTGAGATCGCCACACTCACGACATTCGACATCCCCGCGCTCGCGGTGCTCACCCTCGAGGCCTACGACGAAGCTGTCACGCCCGAGGCGCTCATGGAAACATCCGAGGAACTCCGCCTCACCTTCGAGGGCGCTTTCGGTGACACCACCGAAGACTCCTTCGTGGGGGCCTGGGACGGAGGAACCTTGGTCGGCGCGATCCTCGTCGTGCGCGAATCCCCGTGGGACGACGCACCGGACGGGCCCTTCGTCGTCGACTTGATTGTCGCGCCGGACTACCGCAGGCGAGGCATCGCAACCGCGCTCGTCTCGGAGGTGGCGTCCAGGTGCACGCACTGGGGTTTCGACACCCTGGCCCTGCGTCTGGATGCGCGCCACGGAGGCGCCCGCGAGCTCTACTCGATGCTCGGTTTCGAGGAGATCGCCTGA
- the epsC gene encoding serine O-acetyltransferase EpsC: MKLTVRALSKTLSRALPTKALGLFREDLVTAQRRDPAATSALEIALTYPGVHALWTHRVSHALWSHGAHTPARVLSSMARAVTGVDIHPEATIGRRVFIDHATGVVIGQTAEVGNDVVIFHGVTLGGVAMTPGKRHPTVGDHVMIGAGAKVLGPITVGAGVKIGANAVVVKDVPCGNVAIGVPARLLPKPEKDTRDRDLIVDPNYFFDEPALYI, encoded by the coding sequence GTGAAGCTCACCGTACGCGCCCTGTCGAAGACCCTGTCGCGCGCCCTGCCCACCAAGGCGCTCGGGCTCTTCCGCGAGGACCTCGTGACGGCGCAGCGCCGCGACCCCGCAGCCACTTCCGCCCTGGAGATCGCCCTGACATACCCGGGCGTGCACGCCCTGTGGACCCACCGCGTCTCCCACGCGCTGTGGTCCCACGGCGCCCACACTCCCGCGCGCGTTCTCTCCTCCATGGCCCGCGCCGTTACCGGCGTGGACATTCATCCCGAGGCCACCATCGGGCGGCGCGTCTTCATCGACCACGCGACGGGCGTCGTCATCGGCCAGACCGCCGAGGTCGGCAACGACGTCGTCATCTTCCACGGTGTCACCCTGGGAGGCGTCGCGATGACGCCGGGCAAGCGCCACCCAACCGTCGGCGATCACGTCATGATTGGCGCGGGCGCGAAGGTCCTGGGCCCCATCACCGTGGGCGCGGGTGTCAAGATCGGCGCGAACGCCGTCGTGGTCAAGGACGTGCCGTGCGGCAACGTGGCGATCGGCGTGCCCGCGCGCCTGCTGCCCAAGCCGGAGAAGGACACGCGCGACCGCGATCTGATCGTCGATCCGAACTATTTCTTCGACGAGCCGGCGCTCTACATCTGA
- the cysK gene encoding cysteine synthase A: MARIASTVADLIGGTPLVRINHVAGDGVDVVAKVEAFNPASSVKDRIARSIIDAAEASGALAPGGTIVEATSGNTGIALSMVGAARGYKVVIVMPASMSVERRAIVRAFGAELVLTDPKGGVSAAVAEAERIAAERPGAIIASQFTNPANPAAHIAHTGEEIWADTDGQVDVFVAGVGTGGTISGVARVLKDKNPNVRIVAVQPAESPLLTGGTPGPHGIQGLMPNFVPDTFDADVVDEVVSVETATALEFARRAAAEEGLLVGISSGAALAGAAVVAARPELAGKKIVTLLPDTGERYLSTALFAGLED, from the coding sequence ATGGCACGTATCGCCTCCACCGTCGCCGACCTGATCGGCGGCACCCCCCTCGTCCGCATTAACCACGTCGCCGGTGACGGCGTGGACGTCGTCGCGAAGGTCGAGGCCTTCAACCCGGCTTCGTCTGTGAAGGATCGCATCGCCCGCTCGATCATCGACGCGGCCGAGGCCTCGGGCGCCCTGGCCCCCGGCGGCACGATCGTCGAGGCCACCTCCGGCAACACGGGCATCGCCCTGTCGATGGTGGGCGCCGCGCGCGGCTACAAGGTCGTCATCGTCATGCCCGCCTCGATGTCCGTCGAGCGCCGCGCGATCGTGCGCGCCTTCGGCGCCGAGCTGGTCCTCACCGACCCGAAGGGCGGCGTCTCCGCCGCCGTCGCCGAGGCTGAGCGCATCGCGGCCGAGCGCCCCGGAGCGATCATCGCCTCCCAGTTCACGAACCCCGCGAACCCCGCCGCGCACATCGCGCACACCGGTGAGGAGATCTGGGCGGACACCGACGGCCAGGTTGACGTGTTCGTCGCCGGCGTGGGCACGGGCGGCACCATCTCGGGCGTCGCGCGCGTCCTGAAGGACAAGAACCCGAACGTGCGCATCGTCGCCGTGCAGCCCGCCGAGTCCCCGCTGCTCACCGGCGGCACGCCCGGCCCGCACGGCATTCAGGGCCTGATGCCTAACTTCGTGCCCGACACCTTCGACGCCGACGTCGTCGACGAGGTCGTGTCCGTCGAGACCGCCACCGCGCTCGAGTTCGCGCGCCGCGCCGCCGCCGAGGAGGGCCTCCTCGTGGGCATCTCGTCGGGCGCCGCTTTGGCGGGCGCCGCGGTCGTCGCGGCCCGCCCCGAGCTTGCCGGCAAGAAGATTGTCACGCTGCTGCCCGACACGGGTGAGCGTTACCTCTCGACCGCGCTGTTCGCGGGCCTCGAGGACTGA
- a CDS encoding YigZ family protein produces the protein MSVLRTLAAGTLLTHEIEIKRSRFITTLARTDTPEEARALIDAVKSEHPQARHNCSAYLIDPPDAAPLQHSSDDGEPSGTAGTPMLEALRASDTWNATAVVTRYFGGILLGGGGLVRAYSTSVSEAARRAPIAFLVGRDVLSTRLSPADAGRIESELRARGATILDTQWAAEVTLTIGIDPAQRDSFDACLAQASSGVAKFRYVETRRVELDEAPSGG, from the coding sequence ATGTCCGTTCTTCGCACTCTCGCCGCCGGCACGCTCCTCACGCATGAGATCGAGATTAAGCGCTCCCGCTTCATCACGACGCTGGCCAGGACGGATACGCCCGAAGAGGCCCGCGCGCTCATCGACGCGGTCAAGTCGGAGCACCCGCAGGCGCGCCACAACTGCTCCGCCTATCTTATCGACCCGCCCGACGCGGCCCCCCTCCAGCATTCCTCCGACGACGGGGAGCCCTCGGGAACGGCAGGTACCCCGATGCTGGAGGCTCTGCGCGCCTCCGACACGTGGAACGCAACCGCCGTGGTCACCCGCTATTTTGGTGGCATCCTCCTGGGCGGGGGCGGCCTCGTGCGCGCTTATTCGACGTCCGTGTCCGAGGCCGCCCGCCGCGCCCCGATCGCCTTCCTGGTCGGACGCGACGTCCTTTCGACCCGTTTGAGCCCGGCTGACGCAGGCCGCATCGAGTCTGAGCTGCGCGCGCGTGGCGCCACGATCCTCGACACGCAGTGGGCCGCGGAGGTGACGCTCACGATCGGGATTGATCCGGCGCAGCGGGACTCCTTCGACGCGTGCCTGGCCCAGGCCTCGTCGGGTGTTGCAAAGTTTCGATACGTGGAAACGCGCCGGGTTGAACTAGACGAGGCTCCGAGCGGGGGATAA
- the rpmF gene encoding 50S ribosomal protein L32, whose protein sequence is MAVPKRKMSRANTRTRRSTWKADLTELNTVKVAGREIRVPRRLAKAYKNGLLDVEG, encoded by the coding sequence ATGGCAGTTCCCAAGCGTAAGATGTCCCGTGCGAACACCCGCACCCGCCGGTCTACCTGGAAGGCTGATCTTACCGAGCTGAACACCGTCAAGGTCGCCGGCCGTGAGATCCGCGTGCCCCGCCGCCTGGCCAAGGCATACAAGAACGGCCTCCTGGACGTCGAGGGCTGA
- a CDS encoding cation:proton antiporter has translation MNLTTAILTASGGASHGLVAASSTTDTEGSIISLFIIAAAAAVAPLLSSLTHKRVPDVVWLLILGVIVGPNGLGLAASTEPIAVFREVGMGMLFLIAGTEIDVEEVHGRAGRRSLLTWLACFGIGLAVSWAAVAASGTTGVAAATYIALAIALTSTALGTLLPILMEAGVMGTTIGKAVLVHGAVGELAPIIAMSLLLSARSPWASAIILLVFAVASVVAVAIPTRFILKHPAIGRTILHGAQTSQKTLMRVVMVVLTGLMALSAVMELDMVLGAFAAGIIVRALAPGNFTMVEGELRTLGFSFLIPLFFVTSGMNVSLSAVAGYPFLLVAFVGAILVVRGAPIVLMEHFHGSIERVGWTDATRIGLYGATGLPIIVAVTGLGVSTGVLPAWLASLLVVAGAMSVLVFPLVAFLMGRAVGKHA, from the coding sequence ATGAACCTGACGACCGCGATCCTCACCGCGAGCGGGGGAGCGAGCCACGGCCTCGTCGCCGCCTCCTCCACCACCGACACGGAGGGCTCCATCATCTCCCTCTTCATCATCGCCGCCGCGGCAGCCGTTGCGCCCCTGCTCTCGTCGCTCACCCACAAGCGCGTGCCTGACGTCGTCTGGCTCCTCATCCTCGGCGTCATCGTCGGCCCGAACGGCCTGGGATTGGCGGCCTCAACCGAGCCGATTGCCGTATTCCGCGAGGTCGGCATGGGCATGCTCTTCCTCATCGCAGGAACCGAGATCGACGTGGAGGAAGTGCACGGCCGGGCGGGCAGGCGCTCGCTGCTCACGTGGCTGGCATGCTTTGGAATCGGGCTGGCCGTGTCCTGGGCGGCGGTGGCCGCGTCGGGCACGACCGGGGTCGCCGCCGCGACATACATCGCGCTTGCGATCGCGCTGACTTCGACGGCGCTCGGCACCCTGCTTCCCATCCTCATGGAAGCCGGCGTCATGGGGACGACGATCGGCAAGGCCGTCCTCGTGCACGGGGCCGTCGGCGAGCTCGCTCCCATCATCGCTATGTCGCTGCTGCTGTCCGCCCGCAGCCCGTGGGCCTCGGCGATTATTCTGCTCGTTTTCGCGGTAGCGTCGGTCGTCGCCGTCGCCATTCCGACGCGATTTATCCTCAAACACCCGGCGATCGGTCGGACGATCCTGCACGGGGCGCAGACGTCCCAAAAGACGCTCATGCGTGTCGTTATGGTCGTGCTCACCGGCCTGATGGCGCTGTCCGCCGTCATGGAGCTGGACATGGTGCTCGGCGCCTTCGCGGCCGGCATCATCGTGCGCGCACTGGCGCCCGGCAACTTCACGATGGTCGAGGGCGAGCTGCGTACCCTCGGCTTCTCCTTCCTGATCCCGTTGTTCTTCGTCACCTCGGGCATGAACGTCTCGCTGAGCGCGGTCGCGGGCTACCCGTTCCTGCTCGTCGCCTTCGTCGGCGCGATCCTCGTGGTGCGCGGCGCGCCCATCGTCCTCATGGAACACTTCCACGGCTCGATCGAACGCGTCGGCTGGACGGACGCGACGCGCATCGGCCTGTACGGCGCGACTGGCCTGCCCATCATCGTCGCCGTCACCGGACTGGGCGTCTCGACGGGCGTCCTGCCCGCGTGGCTGGCATCCCTGCTCGTCGTCGCCGGCGCGATGTCGGTGCTGGTCTTCCCGCTCGTCGCTTTCCTGATGGGCCGCGCCGTTGGAAAGCACGCCTAA
- a CDS encoding IS256 family transposase — MMNDDDVVVARASGRETVEELRRSGALDALFERLDAGEVEMTGSEGLLPALLKEALERGLAAELTEHLGYEKGQASGQARSNTRNGTTKKTVMSEVGAFEIEVPRDRAGSFTPRLVRKGQRRLDGLDSMIISLYAGGMTVRDIRHHLASTLGVEVGAGTISTITDAVCEAVLEWQHRPLEAFYPVIYLDAIRIKVRCDHRVENRAAHLAVGVDMEGVKHVLGIWVQADEGASFWAHVCAELANRGLRDVLIVCCDGLTGLPEAIEATWPQSMVQTCVVHLIRASMRFVSYKDRKSVAAALKAVYSAPNEETARGALEDFAASDLGARYPQTVATWQRAWQRFTPFLAFPPMLRRVVYTTNAIESLNYQLRKITKNRGHFPSEEAAVKLLWLAICDIEDKRAAQRLADAGKPPNKRTGHTRLIEGHTTTNWKQALAQLTTAYPDRITPYL, encoded by the coding sequence ATGATGAATGATGATGATGTTGTTGTGGCTCGCGCTAGTGGGCGTGAGACGGTGGAGGAGCTTCGTCGCTCGGGGGCGTTGGATGCGTTGTTTGAGCGTCTTGATGCTGGCGAGGTGGAGATGACGGGTAGCGAGGGCTTGTTGCCGGCGTTGCTTAAGGAGGCGTTGGAGCGCGGGTTGGCCGCGGAGCTGACCGAGCACTTGGGGTATGAGAAGGGCCAGGCCAGTGGGCAGGCGCGCTCGAACACGAGGAACGGCACGACGAAGAAGACCGTGATGTCGGAGGTGGGAGCCTTCGAGATCGAGGTTCCCCGGGACCGGGCGGGCTCGTTCACCCCGCGCCTGGTGCGTAAAGGACAGCGGCGCCTTGATGGTTTGGATTCGATGATTATCAGCTTGTATGCCGGGGGGATGACGGTACGCGATATCCGCCATCACCTGGCCTCCACCCTGGGCGTGGAGGTGGGCGCTGGGACGATTTCTACGATCACTGACGCGGTGTGCGAGGCCGTCTTGGAGTGGCAGCACCGCCCCTTAGAAGCGTTCTACCCGGTGATCTACCTGGATGCGATCCGCATCAAAGTCCGATGCGATCACAGGGTGGAGAACCGGGCCGCTCACCTGGCGGTCGGAGTGGACATGGAGGGGGTCAAGCATGTGCTGGGCATCTGGGTCCAAGCCGATGAAGGCGCCTCCTTTTGGGCCCACGTGTGCGCCGAGCTGGCCAACCGAGGCCTACGCGATGTCCTGATCGTGTGCTGCGACGGACTTACTGGCCTGCCTGAAGCCATCGAAGCGACCTGGCCCCAGTCCATGGTCCAAACCTGCGTCGTTCACTTAATCCGCGCCTCCATGCGTTTCGTGTCCTACAAGGACCGCAAGAGCGTCGCCGCGGCTCTCAAGGCCGTGTACAGCGCGCCCAACGAGGAAACCGCCCGAGGGGCGCTGGAGGACTTCGCGGCCAGCGACCTGGGAGCGCGCTACCCCCAAACGGTTGCCACCTGGCAGCGCGCCTGGCAGCGCTTCACGCCGTTCTTGGCGTTCCCGCCCATGCTGCGCCGCGTCGTGTACACCACCAACGCTATCGAGTCCTTGAACTACCAGCTACGCAAAATCACCAAGAACCGCGGGCATTTCCCCAGCGAAGAAGCCGCCGTCAAACTCTTGTGGCTCGCCATCTGCGACATCGAAGACAAACGAGCCGCCCAGCGCCTCGCAGACGCTGGCAAACCCCCCAACAAACGAACAGGACACACCCGCCTCATCGAAGGACACACCACCACCAACTGGAAACAAGCCCTCGCCCAACTCACCACCGCCTACCCCGACCGAATCACCCCCTACCTCTAA